From a single Nicotiana tabacum cultivar K326 chromosome 8, ASM71507v2, whole genome shotgun sequence genomic region:
- the LOC107773255 gene encoding protein disulfide isomerase-like 1-4: MASRLIIFLSISSLLLFPLFITPSLAKTPTSSDDEFLSFLEDYEESTEPDLENHDQIEFPSAPFDHAEEDEDLKIDDKNVVVLTDRNFSEFVDDNKYVMVEFYAPWNGHCKALAPEYADAATELKTENVALAKVNAIKEYEVADNYDVRGFPTIYFFVDGDPEPYNGRKTKNAIVTWIKKKIGPHIYNITTTEDAERVLTYEDKVVLAYLDALVGPETDQLAAVSKLEYDVNFYQTTNPNVAKLFNIESNDKRPAIVMLKKEPENVAHYDGQFRKSAIAKFVSANKLPLVTTFTKESAPSIFASPIKKQVLLFATVNDTDKLFPTFQDAAKLFKGKLNFVFVKMDDEVGRPVSDYFGATGDAPQVIGYIEDDNHKKFIFVGEITLEKIKAFGDDFLEDKLKPFYKSDPIPETNDADVKVVVGNNFDEIVLNESKDVLLEIYAPWCRPCQALEPTFNKLAHQFHSIEFLVIAKMDGTRNEHPRAKVKGFPTLLFFPAGNKSIDPIPVDTELTLVALYKFTKKHAAIPFKLQRPASSTKSEREPSNVKDEL, translated from the exons ATGGCGAGTCGACTGATCATCTTCCTCTCTATCTCATCCCTTCTCCTCTTTCCTCTCTTCATCACCCCATCACTAGCCAAAACTCCAACATCCTCCGATGACGAATTCCTCAGCTTCCTCGAAGACTACGAGGAATCAACCGAGCCAGACTTGGAGAATCATGACCAAATTGAGTTCCCTTCGGCGCCATTCGATCATGCGGAGGAAGACGAGGATCTTAAGATTGATGACAAGAATGTTGTAGTATTGACTGACAGAAATTTCAGTGAATTCGTGGATGATAATAAGTATGTGATGGTGGAGTTTTACGCTCCCTGGAATGGCCACTGCAAGGCCCTGGCTCCAGAGTATGCGGATGCCGCAACAGAGCTGAAAACGGAGAATGTGGCGTTGGCAAAGGTTAATGCCATTAAGGAATATGAGGTGGCTGATAACTACGATGTCCGAGGTTTTCCTACCATTTATTTCTTCGTTGACGGTGATCCTGAACCTTATAATGGCCGAAAAACCAA AAATGCAATTGTGACTTGGATAAAGAAGAAAATAGGACCTCACATTTACAATATAACAACAACAGAGGACGCAGAGCGTGTATTAACCTATGAGGACAAAGTTGTTCTAGCATACCTCGACGCCTTGGTG GGTCCAGAGACTGATCAACTAGCAGCTGTTTCAAAACTTGAATATGATGTTAACTTTTACCAGACGACAAATCCTAACGTGGCTAAGCTATTCAACATAGAATCCAATGATAAACGCCCTGCTATAGTCATGCTTAAAAAGGAACCAGAGAATGTTGCGCATTATG ATGGTCAATTCAGAAAATCTGCAATAGCTAAGTTTGTTTCTGCCAACAAGCTCCCTTTAGTGACAACTTTTACTAAGGAAAGCGCCCCTTCAATTTTTGCTAGTCCAATTAAGAAGCAG GTTTTGCTTTTTGCGACAGTAAATGATACGGATAAGTTGTTCCCAACATTTCAAGATGCTGCAAAACTTTTCAAGGGAAAG CTAAACTTTGTTTTTGTCAAAATGGACGATGAAGTTGGAAGACCAGTATCAGATTATTTTGGGGCTACTGGAGATGCTCCACAG GTTATTGGATACATAGAAGATGATAATCACAAGAAATTTATATTTGTTGGGGAGATAACACTCGAGAAGATTAAG GCATTTGGAGATGATTTTCTAGAAGACAAGCTTAAACCTTTCTATAAATCAGATCCAATTCCTGAGACT AATGATGCGGATGTGAAAGTTGTAGTCGGGAACAATTTTGATGAAATCGTTCTAAATGAGTCAAAGGACGTGCTTCTTGAG ATCTATGCACCATGGTGTAGGCCGTGCCAAGCTCTAGAACCAACTTTCAATAAACTTGCACACCAGTTCCATAGCATTGAGTTTCTTGTTATAGCCAAAATGGATGGAACAAGAAACGAGCACCCTCGGGCTAAG GTTAAAGGATTTCCAACACTCCTCTTCTTCCCAGCAGGGAATAAGAGCATTGATCCA ATACCAGTTGATACTGAACTCACTCTAGTGGCATTGTACAAGTTTACCAAGAAACATGCGGCTATCCCTTTCAAGCTTCAGAGACCAGCTTCTTCTACCAAATCCGAGAGGGAGCCTAGCAACGTCAAAGATGAATTATGA